One region of Clostridiales bacterium genomic DNA includes:
- a CDS encoding peptidyl-prolyl cis-trans isomerase, translating to MSASQDKKRRTDERALGTERRQVASQKEAKERKQSKIKWTVGSIIVVLLVAAILIGNSSLFYTARPALQVGDVKYSSAEVNYAYRSAYLTFCNQYGSYLSYVGLDTSKALDEQECRISEDFDTWDDYFKDAAEKNLVQVTALCDAAQKAGVTLDEDDQHEIDEQFSYLELTAKQYKYNSVSKYLQAAYGNGVTKKVVRHMLELSELATKYSQQQYDSYTYTPEEIAASYAENKNSCDTFNYQYYFVQADTEDSTDDDGNATSKTTDATMAAAKATADKIAAATHDAESFTAAVTANVPAKTSEDGTSTAPSVTDNADTKGSNFSSAVYADWLYSADRTANDVTVVEQENSGYYVVLFESRDDNAYNTVNVRHILIKAEDSDGDGTYSDEEKQKAKAAIDDVYARWEQSDQTEDDFAQLANSFSQDSGSNTKGGLYENVYKGQMVQEFNDFCFDPARKPGDVGIVFNESDSYCGYHLVYYVGQGERYCDYLGDQALRTDDFNAWEGTFFDGWTSTELKGMKYVG from the coding sequence ATGAGTGCATCCCAGGACAAAAAGCGCCGCACAGACGAGCGTGCGCTGGGTACGGAGCGCCGCCAGGTCGCCTCGCAGAAGGAAGCCAAAGAGCGCAAGCAAAGCAAGATCAAGTGGACGGTCGGTTCGATCATCGTCGTGCTGCTCGTTGCCGCCATCCTGATCGGCAACTCCAGTCTCTTTTACACCGCGCGCCCCGCGCTGCAGGTCGGCGATGTGAAGTATTCCTCGGCGGAGGTCAATTATGCCTACCGCTCCGCCTACCTCACGTTCTGCAACCAGTACGGCAGCTATCTGAGCTACGTTGGCCTCGACACCAGCAAGGCGCTCGATGAGCAGGAGTGCCGCATCAGCGAGGATTTCGACACCTGGGACGATTATTTCAAGGATGCTGCCGAAAAGAATCTGGTGCAGGTCACGGCGCTGTGCGATGCCGCGCAGAAGGCCGGCGTCACGCTCGACGAGGACGATCAGCATGAGATCGACGAGCAGTTTTCCTACCTCGAGCTCACTGCCAAGCAGTATAAGTACAACTCCGTCAGCAAGTATCTGCAGGCGGCCTATGGCAACGGCGTGACCAAAAAGGTCGTGCGCCATATGCTCGAGCTCAGCGAGCTCGCCACGAAGTACTCGCAGCAGCAGTATGACAGCTACACCTATACGCCCGAGGAGATCGCGGCCAGCTACGCCGAGAATAAGAACAGCTGCGATACGTTCAACTATCAGTACTATTTCGTCCAGGCGGATACCGAGGACAGCACGGACGACGACGGCAACGCGACCTCCAAGACCACGGACGCCACGATGGCGGCCGCCAAGGCCACGGCCGACAAGATCGCCGCCGCCACGCATGACGCGGAGAGCTTCACTGCCGCCGTCACGGCCAATGTTCCCGCCAAGACGTCCGAGGACGGCACGAGCACCGCGCCGAGCGTCACGGACAACGCCGATACCAAGGGCTCAAACTTCAGCTCCGCTGTGTACGCTGACTGGCTCTACAGCGCCGACCGCACTGCCAACGACGTGACCGTCGTGGAGCAGGAAAACAGCGGCTACTACGTCGTGCTCTTCGAGAGCCGCGATGATAATGCCTACAACACCGTCAACGTCCGCCACATCCTCATCAAGGCGGAGGACAGTGACGGCGACGGCACGTATTCCGACGAGGAAAAGCAGAAAGCCAAGGCCGCGATCGACGATGTTTACGCCCGCTGGGAGCAGAGCGACCAGACCGAGGACGACTTCGCGCAGCTGGCCAACTCCTTCAGCCAGGACAGCGGCTCGAACACGAAGGGCGGCCTGTACGAGAACGTCTACAAGGGCCAGATGGTGCAGGAGTTCAACGATTTCTGCTTCGATCCCGCGCGCAAGCCGGGCGATGTGGGCATCGTCTTTAACGAGAGCGATTCCTACTGCGGCTATCACCTTGTGTATTACGTCGGCCAGGGCGAGCGCTACTGCGACTACCTTGGCGATCAGGCGCTGCGCACGGATGATTTCAACGCCTGGGAGGGCACGTTCTTTGACGGCTGGACCAGCACCGAGCTCAAGGGCATGAAGTACGTCGGATAA
- a CDS encoding polysaccharide biosynthesis C-terminal domain-containing protein, whose translation MSNSNNKYKTLVSNTMLISLGTFGSKLLVFFMVRFYTSYLTPADYGTADLITQTANLLFPLISLGITDGVFRFAVDHTEQRRNIFSVGVYTILAGAVLLVAILPLLGLFPQFDGFLWLIALYTMCSCFHSLCAQFVRAEGHTALYAVQGMINTVLVIGLNVLFLVGLRMGITGYVLSVALADLACTLLLFVRERLWRQLMLRPGWAAAREMLAYSIPMIPTTVFWWITSVSDRYMVTAYLGVDANGIYAVSYKMPTILSLVSSIFMEAWQFSAVSEAQGSRREHIRFFSKVWCSFQSVMFLAGACIIAFAVPEIHVLTTEQYYGAWLYVPVLGMAMVFSAFVSYLGSVYMVEKCSKRTFVTSMIGALLNIALNFLLIPSKLGVQGAAIATCVSYFVVFVIRAVDARKFIPFRFYVVGVTENCILLTVQTLFIVLQLPGWKIAQAVCILLLLLLNRKPLLDGAGKIVRFRR comes from the coding sequence ATGTCGAACAGCAACAATAAATATAAAACCCTCGTGTCCAACACCATGCTCATCAGCCTCGGCACCTTCGGCAGCAAGCTGCTGGTGTTTTTCATGGTGCGCTTTTACACGAGCTATCTCACCCCCGCGGACTACGGCACCGCCGACCTCATCACGCAGACGGCCAATCTGCTCTTCCCGCTCATCAGCCTCGGCATCACGGACGGCGTGTTCCGCTTCGCCGTGGACCACACCGAGCAGCGGCGCAACATTTTCTCCGTCGGCGTGTATACGATCCTGGCGGGCGCTGTGCTGCTCGTGGCCATTTTGCCGCTGCTGGGGCTCTTCCCGCAGTTTGACGGGTTCCTCTGGCTGATCGCGCTCTATACGATGTGCTCGTGCTTCCACTCGCTGTGCGCGCAGTTTGTGCGCGCCGAGGGACACACGGCGCTCTACGCCGTGCAGGGCATGATCAATACCGTGCTCGTCATCGGACTGAATGTGCTCTTCCTCGTCGGCCTGCGCATGGGCATCACGGGCTATGTGCTCTCCGTCGCGCTGGCGGATCTGGCGTGCACGCTGCTTTTGTTCGTGCGCGAGCGGCTCTGGCGTCAGCTCATGCTCCGCCCGGGCTGGGCGGCCGCGCGCGAGATGCTGGCCTACAGCATCCCCATGATCCCGACGACGGTGTTCTGGTGGATCACGAGCGTGTCCGACCGCTACATGGTCACGGCCTACCTCGGCGTGGACGCCAACGGTATTTACGCCGTGTCGTACAAGATGCCGACGATCCTGTCGCTCGTGTCGAGCATTTTCATGGAGGCGTGGCAGTTTTCCGCCGTGTCCGAGGCGCAGGGCAGCCGGCGCGAGCACATCCGCTTCTTCTCGAAGGTCTGGTGCTCGTTCCAGTCGGTGATGTTCCTCGCCGGCGCGTGCATCATCGCCTTCGCCGTGCCGGAGATCCACGTGCTCACGACCGAGCAGTATTACGGCGCGTGGCTGTATGTGCCGGTGCTCGGCATGGCCATGGTCTTTTCCGCGTTCGTGAGCTATCTCGGCAGCGTCTACATGGTCGAAAAGTGCAGCAAGCGCACGTTCGTCACGTCCATGATCGGCGCGCTGCTCAACATCGCGCTCAACTTCCTGCTCATCCCGTCGAAGCTCGGCGTGCAGGGCGCGGCCATTGCCACGTGCGTGAGCTATTTTGTCGTGTTTGTCATCCGGGCGGTGGATGCGCGCAAGTTCATCCCGTTCCGGTTTTACGTTGTCGGCGTCACGGAAAACTGCATCCTGCTGACGGTGCAGACGCTCTTCATCGTCCTGCAGCTTCCGGGCTGGAAGATCGCGCAGGCAGTGTGCATTTTGCTGCTGCTCCTGCTCAACCGCAAGCCGCTTCTGGACGGCGCGGGCAAGATCGTCCGCTTCCGCCGCTGA
- a CDS encoding signal peptidase II, producing MWKTIVPAAAVLAAEAVIRRKINALPAETFPLRIGQRVQLRRAHNRGLLCSKFARKPRAAAALQTASAAALAAVAAVCACRRGGTALQIGMGLMLGGALANLIERWARGSVTDYVYLPRAVIPFFRRIIWNAADLSILTGCTTAVIALLCEEL from the coding sequence ATGTGGAAAACCATTGTGCCGGCGGCGGCGGTGCTGGCAGCCGAGGCGGTCATCCGGCGGAAGATCAACGCCCTGCCGGCCGAGACCTTCCCGCTGCGCATCGGGCAGCGCGTGCAGCTGCGCCGGGCGCATAACCGCGGCCTGTTGTGCAGCAAGTTTGCACGAAAGCCGCGAGCGGCCGCCGCGCTGCAGACTGCGTCCGCCGCAGCGCTCGCGGCGGTGGCGGCCGTGTGCGCCTGCCGCCGGGGCGGCACGGCGTTGCAGATCGGCATGGGCCTGATGCTCGGCGGCGCGCTGGCCAATCTCATCGAGCGCTGGGCGCGCGGGTCGGTCACGGACTATGTGTACCTGCCGCGGGCGGTCATCCCGTTTTTCCGGCGCATCATCTGGAACGCGGCCGACCTGAGCATCCTGACCGGCTGCACCACGGCAGTGATCGCACTGCTGTGCGAAGAATTGTGA
- a CDS encoding phosphoenolpyruvate carboxykinase (GTP), producing the protein MELTQNPSVLELVRQTAELTTPKEIVWIDGSEAQLESLRKIAVETGELIKLNEEKLPGCYLNRSDVNDVARVEGRTFICSRTREEAGPTNNWMDPDEMKAKLHEILRRAMAGRTMYVIPYSMGVIGSPFAKYGIEVTDSIYVVLNMAIMTRIGTKVLDALGDSSDVILGVHSKVTLDPENRYIVHFPEENKIISVNSNYGGNVLQGKKCFSLRIASVLGRREGWLAEHMLILGIQNPKGEVRYVTGAFPSACGKTNLAMLIPPEGYRKNGWKCWTVGDDIAWLRVGPDGRLWAVNPENGFFGVAPGTSERSNPNALASTSKNTIFTNVVLNEDDMTVWWEGMTKRPPKGHLRNWKGEVWDGSDGTRGAHPNSRFTAPAENCPCISEEFFKGTGVPISAIIFGGRRAKTAPLVYQSRDWAHGVFVGATMASETTAAATGAVGVVRRDPMAMRPFCGYNMADYWQHWLDMGEKLPNAPKIFNVNWFRTDDNGRFLWPGFGDNLRVLEWILKRCFDEVGADETVIGYEPKPEDIDLDGSGVTIETLKELLTLDAKSWRENCAGIREYFEQFGDKLPHELREELEALEKAFAE; encoded by the coding sequence ATGGAACTGACGCAAAACCCGTCCGTACTGGAGCTGGTGCGGCAAACTGCCGAACTCACGACCCCGAAAGAGATCGTCTGGATCGACGGCTCGGAGGCCCAGCTCGAATCCCTGCGCAAAATCGCCGTGGAAACCGGCGAGCTCATCAAACTCAATGAAGAAAAGCTGCCCGGCTGCTATCTCAACCGCAGCGACGTCAACGACGTGGCGCGTGTCGAGGGCCGGACATTTATCTGCTCCAGAACCCGCGAAGAGGCCGGCCCCACGAACAACTGGATGGATCCGGACGAGATGAAGGCCAAGCTGCACGAGATTTTGCGCCGCGCCATGGCTGGCCGCACGATGTACGTCATCCCCTACTCGATGGGCGTGATCGGCTCCCCGTTTGCCAAGTACGGCATCGAGGTCACGGACTCGATCTACGTCGTGCTGAACATGGCCATCATGACGCGCATCGGCACGAAGGTGCTCGACGCGCTCGGCGACAGCAGCGACGTCATCCTCGGCGTGCACTCCAAGGTCACGCTCGATCCCGAGAACCGCTACATCGTCCACTTCCCGGAGGAGAACAAGATCATCTCCGTCAACTCCAACTACGGCGGCAATGTGCTGCAGGGCAAAAAGTGCTTCTCGCTGCGCATCGCCTCCGTACTCGGCCGCCGCGAGGGGTGGCTGGCAGAGCACATGCTCATCCTCGGCATCCAGAACCCCAAAGGCGAAGTGCGCTATGTGACGGGCGCGTTCCCGTCTGCGTGCGGCAAGACGAACCTCGCCATGCTCATCCCGCCCGAGGGCTACCGCAAAAACGGCTGGAAGTGCTGGACCGTCGGCGACGACATCGCCTGGCTGCGCGTCGGCCCGGACGGCCGCCTCTGGGCCGTGAACCCTGAAAACGGCTTCTTCGGCGTTGCCCCCGGCACGAGCGAGAGATCTAACCCGAACGCGCTTGCCTCCACGAGCAAAAACACCATCTTCACGAACGTCGTGCTCAACGAGGACGACATGACCGTCTGGTGGGAGGGCATGACCAAGCGGCCGCCCAAGGGCCACCTGCGCAACTGGAAGGGCGAAGTGTGGGACGGTAGCGACGGCACGCGCGGCGCGCACCCGAACAGCCGCTTCACCGCTCCGGCGGAGAACTGCCCGTGCATCAGCGAGGAGTTTTTCAAGGGCACAGGCGTGCCGATCAGCGCGATCATCTTCGGCGGCCGCCGCGCAAAGACCGCCCCGCTGGTCTACCAGTCCCGCGACTGGGCGCACGGTGTGTTCGTCGGCGCAACGATGGCGTCCGAGACGACGGCCGCCGCGACCGGCGCTGTCGGCGTCGTGCGCCGCGACCCGATGGCCATGCGCCCGTTCTGCGGCTACAACATGGCCGACTACTGGCAGCACTGGCTCGACATGGGCGAGAAGTTGCCGAACGCACCGAAGATCTTCAACGTCAACTGGTTCCGCACGGATGACAACGGCCGCTTCCTGTGGCCGGGCTTCGGCGACAACCTGCGCGTGCTCGAGTGGATCCTCAAGCGCTGCTTCGACGAGGTGGGCGCGGACGAGACGGTCATCGGCTACGAGCCGAAGCCCGAGGACATTGACCTCGACGGCAGCGGCGTGACGATCGAGACGCTCAAGGAGCTGCTGACGCTCGACGCGAAGAGCTGGCGCGAAAACTGCGCGGGCATCCGCGAATACTTCGAGCAGTTCGGCGACAAGCTGCCGCACGAGCTGCGCGAGGAGCTCGAGGCGCTGGAAAAAGCGTTTGCCGAGTAA
- a CDS encoding small multi-drug export protein yields MKIWNSLFGKIILTFLISMVPVLELRGAIPIGVAHGLDYRIAIAVSILGNLVPVPFIVLFIRKIFAWLRTKSERLNGFVTRMEQRALKKSDTVRRARFWGLFIFVAIPLPGTGAWTGSLIAAMLEMRVKEAFPPIALGVVTAGIIVAVVTYGAASLLF; encoded by the coding sequence TTGAAGATTTGGAACAGCCTGTTTGGAAAGATCATCCTGACCTTCCTCATCTCCATGGTGCCGGTGCTCGAGCTGCGCGGCGCGATCCCGATCGGTGTGGCGCACGGCCTGGATTACCGCATCGCCATCGCGGTGTCCATCCTCGGCAACCTCGTGCCGGTGCCGTTCATCGTGCTCTTCATCCGCAAGATTTTTGCCTGGCTGCGCACGAAGAGCGAGCGGCTCAACGGCTTTGTCACGCGCATGGAGCAGCGCGCGCTCAAAAAGTCGGACACCGTGCGCCGTGCGCGCTTCTGGGGCCTGTTCATTTTTGTGGCCATTCCGCTGCCGGGCACCGGCGCGTGGACGGGCTCGCTCATCGCGGCCATGTTGGAGATGCGCGTCAAGGAGGCCTTCCCGCCGATTGCGCTCGGCGTCGTCACGGCCGGCATCATCGTTGCCGTCGTGACGTATGGCGCGGCGTCGCTGCTGTTTTAA
- a CDS encoding alpha/beta hydrolase yields MKPVWIVLLCLLGAAVLAALVWLLVWYIEQRVLAKSLGRASEGADAQAAWEQHILRKQDWTADSEPGRAALARVRAGVAAMQEQPHEDVFLPALDGARLHARLYRVPHAHATVILCHGYHSHAEHDFSAQFPALYASGGCNLLLIDERAHGLSEGKCLTFGQLERYDIAQWVHWVREHSRVQRPIALYGVSMGAASVLLAAQLPELRDEIACVIADCGYSSFELEVTDAVHHGTNAPRWLQKPLARACVRILRRSGLDFAAVDTTPGMAALDLPILFFHGDADTFVPLHHSERNLAACRRPQRLVVIPGAEHAMSAQVDPERYRHELLTFLWRNTNYLWDERNKPLK; encoded by the coding sequence ATGAAGCCCGTCTGGATCGTGCTGCTGTGCCTGCTGGGCGCGGCGGTGCTGGCGGCGCTGGTGTGGTTGCTCGTGTGGTACATTGAGCAGCGCGTGCTGGCAAAGTCGCTCGGCCGTGCGTCGGAGGGCGCGGACGCGCAGGCCGCGTGGGAGCAGCACATCCTGCGCAAGCAGGACTGGACGGCCGACTCCGAGCCGGGCAGGGCGGCGCTCGCGCGCGTGCGCGCCGGCGTCGCTGCCATGCAGGAGCAGCCGCACGAGGATGTGTTTCTCCCCGCGCTCGATGGCGCGCGCCTGCACGCGCGGCTCTACCGCGTGCCCCACGCCCACGCCACGGTCATCCTCTGCCACGGCTACCACAGCCACGCCGAGCATGATTTTTCCGCCCAGTTCCCGGCGCTGTATGCCTCCGGCGGCTGCAACCTGCTGCTCATCGACGAGCGCGCGCACGGCCTGAGCGAGGGCAAGTGCCTCACGTTCGGCCAGCTCGAGCGCTACGACATCGCCCAGTGGGTGCACTGGGTGCGCGAGCACTCGCGCGTGCAGCGGCCCATCGCGCTCTACGGTGTATCGATGGGCGCGGCGTCGGTGCTGCTGGCGGCGCAGCTCCCGGAGCTGAGGGACGAGATCGCCTGCGTCATAGCCGACTGCGGCTATTCCAGCTTCGAGCTGGAGGTCACGGACGCCGTGCACCACGGTACAAATGCGCCGCGCTGGCTGCAAAAGCCGCTCGCGCGCGCCTGCGTGCGCATCCTGCGCCGCAGCGGGCTGGACTTCGCCGCCGTCGATACCACGCCCGGCATGGCGGCGCTCGATCTGCCCATCCTGTTTTTCCACGGCGACGCGGACACTTTCGTCCCCCTGCACCACAGCGAGCGCAACCTCGCCGCCTGCAGGCGGCCGCAGCGGCTCGTCGTCATCCCCGGCGCGGAGCACGCCATGTCCGCGCAGGTCGACCCCGAGCGCTACCGGCATGAGCTGCTGACCTTCCTGTGGCGCAACACGAACTACCTCTGGGACGAGCGCAACAAGCCGCTCAAATGA
- a CDS encoding tRNA threonylcarbamoyladenosine dehydratase, with translation MTEQTIRTQMLLGEAALARLRSSRVAVLGLGGVGSWCAEALARAGVGALTLVDEDTVSESNLNRQCCALHSTIGQPKAAVMAARVHDIDPSIAVDARAERYEAATRERFFDTEYDYIADCIDLVSCKVDLIRTAHARGIPIVSALGTGNKMDASRFELCDISQTSGCPFARVMRRELRSAGITHHAVVFSPEPAMTPEALCAPPPGRRSVPGSLPWVPASAGLLLAQKIVLDLCAAPEERA, from the coding sequence ATGACCGAGCAGACCATCCGCACGCAGATGCTCCTCGGCGAGGCCGCGCTCGCGCGCCTGCGCAGCAGCCGCGTCGCCGTGCTCGGCCTCGGCGGCGTGGGCAGCTGGTGCGCCGAGGCGCTGGCCCGCGCCGGCGTCGGCGCGCTCACGCTCGTGGACGAGGACACCGTCAGCGAGAGTAACCTCAACCGCCAGTGCTGCGCGCTGCACTCCACGATCGGCCAGCCGAAGGCGGCCGTCATGGCCGCGCGCGTGCATGATATTGACCCCAGCATCGCCGTCGACGCGCGCGCCGAGCGCTACGAGGCGGCGACGCGGGAGCGGTTTTTCGACACGGAGTATGATTATATTGCCGACTGCATCGACCTCGTGTCGTGCAAGGTGGATCTGATCCGCACCGCGCACGCGCGCGGCATCCCGATCGTGTCGGCGCTCGGCACCGGCAACAAGATGGATGCGAGCCGGTTTGAACTCTGCGACATCAGTCAGACGAGCGGCTGCCCGTTCGCGCGCGTCATGCGCCGCGAGCTGCGCAGCGCCGGCATCACGCACCACGCGGTCGTGTTCAGCCCCGAGCCCGCCATGACGCCCGAGGCGCTGTGCGCCCCGCCGCCGGGCCGCCGGAGCGTGCCCGGCTCGCTGCCGTGGGTGCCGGCCAGCGCGGGACTGCTGCTGGCGCAGAAGATCGTGCTCGATCTGTGCGCCGCGCCGGAGGAGCGGGCATGA
- a CDS encoding NfeD family protein produces MVIAGIPCTMPAIWIGLIVIFLIVEGLTAGLVTIWFAVGALAALIAAMFHAPLWLQLVWFFAVSIAAFAVTRPLVKKYINNRTQPTNADMLIGQECLVTEDIDNLAGRGAVAIGGKVWTARAQTDAPIPAGTAAIVLRIEGVKLIVTPACVTAGAKE; encoded by the coding sequence ATGGTCATCGCCGGGATCCCATGCACCATGCCGGCCATCTGGATTGGCCTGATCGTGATCTTTCTGATCGTCGAGGGCCTGACCGCCGGTCTGGTCACGATCTGGTTTGCCGTGGGCGCGCTCGCCGCGCTCATCGCCGCCATGTTCCACGCGCCGCTGTGGCTGCAGCTCGTGTGGTTTTTCGCCGTGTCAATCGCGGCCTTCGCCGTGACGCGCCCGCTGGTGAAAAAATATATCAACAACCGTACCCAGCCCACGAATGCCGATATGCTCATCGGGCAGGAATGTCTCGTCACGGAGGATATCGACAACCTGGCCGGCCGCGGCGCCGTCGCCATCGGCGGAAAAGTATGGACCGCCCGCGCGCAGACCGATGCCCCCATCCCCGCCGGGACTGCGGCCATCGTGCTGCGCATCGAGGGCGTCAAGCTCATCGTCACACCCGCCTGCGTGACCGCGGGCGCAAAAGAATAA
- a CDS encoding SPFH/Band 7/PHB domain protein — protein MPYVLYGIILIALIILVRNIRIVPQAQAYVITRLGAYKTTWGVGLHLKIPFIESVAKRLSLKEQVADFPPQPVITKDNVTMQIDTVVYYQITDPKLYTYGIEQPILAIENLSATTLRNLIGDLELDQCLTSRDIVNTKMRQILDEATDPWGIKVNRVELKNILPPKEIQSAMEKQMKAERERREAILRAEGEKRSAILTAEGEKESAILRADAKKQEQILEAQGRAEAILTVQRATAEGIRLINESMPSDAVIKLKSLEAFAAAADGRATKIIIPSEIQGVAALAAGLVESAKGDAPNA, from the coding sequence ATGCCATACGTTCTCTACGGAATCATCCTGATCGCGCTCATCATTCTCGTGCGCAACATCCGCATCGTCCCGCAGGCACAGGCTTACGTCATCACCCGCCTCGGCGCCTACAAGACCACATGGGGCGTCGGCCTGCACCTGAAGATCCCGTTCATCGAGTCGGTCGCCAAGCGTCTGTCGCTCAAAGAGCAGGTCGCGGACTTCCCGCCGCAGCCCGTCATCACGAAGGACAACGTCACCATGCAGATCGACACCGTCGTCTACTACCAGATCACCGACCCGAAGCTCTACACCTATGGCATCGAGCAGCCGATCCTTGCGATTGAGAACCTCTCGGCCACGACGCTGCGCAACCTCATCGGCGACCTGGAGCTTGACCAGTGCCTGACCAGCCGCGACATCGTCAACACCAAGATGCGCCAGATCCTCGACGAGGCCACCGACCCCTGGGGCATCAAGGTCAACCGCGTGGAGCTCAAGAACATTCTCCCGCCCAAGGAGATCCAGAGCGCCATGGAAAAACAGATGAAGGCCGAGCGCGAACGCCGCGAGGCCATTCTGCGCGCCGAGGGCGAGAAGCGCTCCGCCATCCTCACGGCCGAGGGCGAAAAGGAATCGGCCATCCTGCGCGCCGACGCGAAAAAGCAGGAGCAGATCCTTGAGGCGCAGGGCCGCGCCGAGGCCATTCTGACCGTGCAGCGCGCGACCGCCGAGGGCATCCGGCTCATCAACGAGTCCATGCCGTCCGACGCCGTCATCAAGCTCAAGAGTCTTGAGGCCTTTGCCGCCGCCGCGGACGGCCGCGCGACGAAGATCATCATCCCGTCCGAGATCCAGGGCGTTGCCGCGCTGGCGGCCGGCCTGGTCGAGAGCGCCAAGGGCGACGCCCCGAACGCCTGA
- a CDS encoding transporter substrate-binding domain-containing protein codes for MKHTKRIAALLLALALCFSCAACSKTVGSYRVVKTLGTEQFRIGFRDGDQAAVYVNAALKVLAADGTIHSLALKWFGTDNTTFDSDANALDALGDIPQRTFIMGLNEERFPMSYADGDGYSGFDVELAQAVCARLGWTLQYQPISNQNAYVELSSGNVDCAWGGMVLDQTDSKDSKNKKKQKMTLTAPYLENELQLIVRGDSKYRTAGSLKSTTVLLGTDETYMTALSADEKLMKAFGAAQRVTGGSKACFEALSAGDCAAIVADSTALAYYTH; via the coding sequence TTGAAGCATACAAAACGGATCGCGGCGCTGCTGCTTGCGCTCGCGCTGTGTTTTTCCTGCGCAGCGTGCAGCAAGACGGTCGGCAGCTACCGCGTGGTCAAGACGCTCGGCACGGAACAGTTTCGCATCGGCTTTCGGGACGGGGATCAGGCGGCGGTGTATGTCAATGCTGCGCTCAAGGTCCTCGCGGCCGACGGGACGATCCACAGCCTCGCGCTCAAGTGGTTCGGCACGGACAACACGACCTTTGACAGCGATGCCAATGCGCTCGACGCGCTCGGCGACATTCCGCAGCGCACGTTCATCATGGGCCTGAACGAGGAGCGCTTTCCCATGAGCTACGCCGACGGCGACGGTTACAGCGGCTTTGACGTCGAGCTCGCGCAGGCGGTCTGCGCCCGCCTCGGCTGGACGCTGCAGTATCAGCCGATCTCGAACCAGAACGCCTATGTCGAGCTCTCAAGCGGCAATGTCGACTGTGCCTGGGGCGGCATGGTGCTCGACCAGACCGACAGCAAGGACAGCAAGAACAAGAAAAAGCAGAAGATGACGCTCACCGCGCCGTATCTCGAAAATGAGCTGCAGCTCATCGTGCGCGGCGACTCGAAATACCGCACGGCCGGCAGCCTCAAGAGCACGACCGTCCTGCTCGGCACGGACGAGACGTACATGACCGCCCTCTCGGCCGACGAGAAGCTCATGAAAGCCTTCGGCGCGGCTCAGCGCGTCACCGGCGGGTCGAAGGCCTGCTTCGAGGCGCTCTCGGCCGGAGACTGCGCCGCCATCGTGGCCGACAGTACGGCGCTCGCTTATTATACGCACTGA
- a CDS encoding amino acid ABC transporter ATP-binding protein has translation MSVLELNHVKKSFNNGTLHVLKDISLSVEKGEVVAIIGPSGSGKSTLLRCATLLERIDSGEVCFDGHYAARTGDDGAAVYADKAELKQIRNYFGLVFQQFNLFPHYSVLKNVMDAPICVQKRDRAEVEASARKTLEKMGLGDKADAYPCQLSGGQQQRVAIARALEMNPEILFFDEPTSALDPELTGEVLKVIRALAEEHMTMVIVTHEMAFARAVADKVIFMDGGVIVEQGAPEAVFGDTQQERTKQFLARYNERP, from the coding sequence ATGAGCGTATTGGAACTCAATCACGTCAAAAAGTCGTTTAATAACGGGACGCTGCACGTCCTCAAGGACATCAGCCTGAGCGTCGAAAAGGGCGAGGTCGTGGCCATCATCGGCCCGAGCGGCAGCGGCAAATCCACGCTGCTGCGCTGCGCCACGCTGCTCGAGCGCATCGACTCCGGCGAGGTCTGCTTTGACGGGCACTACGCCGCGCGCACGGGCGACGACGGCGCCGCCGTCTACGCCGACAAGGCGGAGCTCAAGCAGATCCGCAACTATTTCGGCCTCGTTTTTCAGCAGTTCAATCTCTTCCCGCACTACTCTGTACTCAAAAACGTTATGGACGCGCCCATCTGCGTGCAGAAGCGCGACCGCGCGGAGGTCGAGGCGTCCGCGCGCAAGACGCTCGAGAAGATGGGCCTCGGCGACAAGGCCGACGCCTATCCGTGCCAGCTCTCCGGCGGCCAGCAGCAGCGCGTGGCCATCGCCCGCGCGCTGGAGATGAACCCCGAGATCCTGTTTTTCGACGAGCCGACCTCCGCGCTCGACCCCGAGCTCACGGGCGAGGTGCTCAAGGTCATCCGCGCGCTCGCCGAGGAGCACATGACCATGGTCATCGTCACGCACGAGATGGCCTTTGCCCGCGCCGTGGCTGATAAGGTCATTTTCATGGACGGCGGCGTCATCGTCGAGCAGGGCGCGCCCGAGGCGGTCTTTGGCGATACGCAGCAGGAGCGCACGAAGCAGTTCCTCGCGCGCTACAATGAGCGGCCGTGA